Genomic window (Synechococcales cyanobacterium T60_A2020_003):
TGGTCACCCGCTCGCCATCAAAGGTGGCCATCGAATCTGTGCCCACCTGGTGTGCCCCCAACTCTAATACGCCGCTTTTAGCAGGTTCTGCCCCTGCTGCTGTCGCCATTCCAAGGGGGATTAAAACGATCATGAGTCCGATCAGCCTTTTCATACCCCATACTCCGGATTTGTAAGAATTAGGCTATTTCTAGCATAGACAAGCCCAATGGCGGGATCGTCGGAGTTGTTACGGAATGTAGTTTTTGAAGGCGCGATCGCCCCTTTGTGGGCACACTGCACCCAATCGCCAGTCCGTGAATTCAGCGATCTACTGAGGCAAGATCTCTTGGAGAGTGAGCACACCAGAACGACTGAAGCATCTGTAGTGTTAAGCAGCCGTTATCAGCACCCATAGAAGCAACCTCTGGGATCTGGCGAGGGCGATCGCGTTGACGTTACACTGTGGCATGAACCGTCCTAAGTTTTGAGGTTGACCCATGCCCCTGCGACGCAGCCGACGGCAGATCGGTCTAGTAATCCTGGGTGGTGCGCTGATGCTGGCTACTCCTGCGTCCTGTTCTGCCGTGGACGTTTCAGTTGTCGTACAGGCAGGGGCTAGGCTTGATGGGGAGGAACTTCAGCCCTTATTGAACGCTGATATTGTGTATTTGGGCGAGCATCACGACCGTCCTGCGGATCATGCCGCCCAGCTTGAGATTATTGAAGCCCTCTATGCTGAACATCCCGATATGGCGATCGCCCTAGAGATGTTTCAACAACCGTTTCAGTCCGTCATCGATCAATATTTGGCGGGGGAACTCTCGGAGGCGGAACTAGTAGAGCAGAGCGAGTATGAGCAGCGCTGGGGGTTCCCCTGGGAGTACTATGCGCCAATGCTGCGGTTTGCGAAAGCGAATCAAATTCCGGTACTGGCATTGAACGCACCCAGTGAAGTGGTGCGTCAAGTGGCGC
Coding sequences:
- a CDS encoding ChaN family lipoprotein, encoding MPLRRSRRQIGLVILGGALMLATPASCSAVDVSVVVQAGARLDGEELQPLLNADIVYLGEHHDRPADHAAQLEIIEALYAEHPDMAIALEMFQQPFQSVIDQYLAGELSEAELVEQSEYEQRWGFPWEYYAPMLRFAKANQIPVLALNAPSEVVRQVAQSGLTGLSENDFRYIPPLSDIDTTNRDYQAFVREAFGSHGSHGDFNFDNFFAAQVVWDETMAEAIANFKQTSPDTLVVVLAGTGHVIYGYGIPDRVDRRLEGSVDQTKVLLNMPSDALPNPADGVADVLWYSE